Genomic window (Zingiber officinale cultivar Zhangliang chromosome 2B, Zo_v1.1, whole genome shotgun sequence):
ggttgaggatggatggatgctctcttcttcatccctcccggaggtagaagcttcttcttcgtgctccgatcttgaagaagaactctcctcctcttcttccttggatgttgagtagccctcaactcccaattcgcttcctccatgatgtgagctacttggctcactaggctccttttcatggagttttgccaaattgttccataattccttggcgttgttgtacctatctatcttgcacaaaacattattaggtaaagcaaattcaataatttttgttacctcgtcattgatttcggattgtcggatttgctctttcgtccactccttcttcttgataggttttccttcctcatccatcggagggaaaaacccttcttgtacacaaaaccaatttaacatattagtcctaagaaaatacatcatccttaccttccaatatgtgaagttgtcgtgagactcgtagaagggttgaatcgtgacatcttctccatagagatccatctctagcccgtgctcccccgggtgttgatccgtcgaagagcggcctcgctctgataccacttgttgggatcgttcgtactcggctagagaggggggtgtgaatagccgccccaaattctcgcgttcttcctacagttagggttagtcgcagcggaaatacaaggaagaaactaaggagaagaaaaacaaaccgatgtaacgaggttcggagatgaactcctactcctcggcgtgtccgtaaggtggacgaagcctaccaatccgtcggtggatgagtccccggagaaccggctaaatatgagctccttatgggtggagaaacctcgccacaactacttcttgcaacagcaagataaggagtacaaatacaagagaaacaagaagtaaatacatagcaaatgtaaacaacccttgccttcttgtcgactgttgaagaagcaacagcttctcagacgccaaccacagcagcagctcagtcggagtcccagccgaaggaagaagctcacgcgaagcttgcgaagaagagcttaacaaagctcaagcaccagcagCATTTTTGGTTAATCATTAACCTCTTTTTTGTTCAATATTTGCTTCGAAATTGTGCGGCCGAACGGCatcttctcttttctttatttagAAGCCAAAGCGGGGGAAGACGAAGATCAATAACGGCCCCTGTCGAATCCTTTCCGAGGTAGGGTTCCGCTGCAATGGAGCCCTTCCGATCCCTTCCTTTCCTTCTCCTCTACGTCTCCGCCATCGCCATCGCCATCGCCATTGCCTCCGCCGACTCTTCGCACTCCCTCCTCCGCATGCGCATCGCTCCCGCCGGCGGCGGAGGAGCCGCCGACGGCCTCTTCTGCGACAGCTGGAGGCTCTCCGTGGAAACCAACAACGCCGGCTACTGGCGGACCATCCCGCCCAAGTGCCTCGAGATCGTAGCGACCTACGTGAACGGGGACCGCTACTTGTCCGACTCCGATATCATCGCCGTTGACTGCTTGTCCTTCGCCGAGACTGTCCGGATCGTGGGCGACAAGAAGGATGTGTGGGTCTTCGACATCGACGAGACGCTGCTTTCCAATGTTCCCTACTATTCCGTCCACGGATTCGTGTaatcattgcctaacatcccagttagactTTTCATCACCGACTCTCTTCACTACCAGATTTTCCAACCCGCTTAACATCCCAAAGCTAGGGATTCTTCTGATCGCCTCCTGCTTCACTCACTGTAGatctttccaaccgcctaacatcccgcttagggactttctcaccgcctcagcttcactcacgggactttccgtgccaagtctccatacttgacttttcgcgtgcca
Coding sequences:
- the LOC122048447 gene encoding acid phosphatase 1-like; protein product: MEPFRSLPFLLLYVSAIAIAIAIASADSSHSLLRMRIAPAGGGGAADGLFCDSWRLSVETNNAGYWRTIPPKCLEIVATYVNGDRYLSDSDIIAVDCLSFAETVRIVGDKKDVWVFDIDETLLSNVPYYSVHGFV